The Hahella sp. HNIBRBA332 genome window below encodes:
- a CDS encoding ABC transporter substrate-binding protein, whose amino-acid sequence MLYWLRLFLLLACAATVRAEADQQVILANGEWEPFLSERLPHYGFASHLVTEAFAAVGVQVEYQFYPWARAEAMVERGQIDGSLLWTQTPHRSEFAYFSDVVATQDEVLFHLRSLPLEPESPTDLRGESIAVPLGSKLGVWREVVESGQVTLVGVRDIEVGMHMLLRQRVDAFPLARAVGYGALRKHFSPQEQALITHSATVFDRHEYRLMLSRKRPMNARLILQFNEGLRRLRESGRYQAMEDAYYRGDYDAPDSSTQNDKD is encoded by the coding sequence ATGCTCTATTGGCTTCGTCTATTTTTATTGCTGGCTTGCGCCGCCACCGTGAGGGCGGAAGCAGACCAGCAGGTGATTCTGGCCAATGGGGAGTGGGAGCCTTTTCTTTCCGAACGTCTGCCTCACTATGGCTTCGCCTCCCATCTGGTCACGGAAGCGTTCGCCGCCGTGGGCGTGCAGGTGGAGTACCAGTTCTACCCTTGGGCGCGCGCCGAAGCGATGGTGGAAAGGGGGCAAATCGACGGGTCGCTGCTTTGGACGCAAACCCCGCACAGGAGTGAATTCGCCTATTTCAGCGATGTGGTGGCCACTCAGGATGAAGTGCTGTTCCACCTGCGCAGCCTTCCCTTGGAGCCGGAATCGCCAACCGACCTGCGTGGCGAGTCTATCGCCGTGCCCTTGGGGTCCAAGCTTGGCGTTTGGAGAGAGGTAGTGGAGTCTGGACAGGTCACGCTGGTCGGAGTGCGCGACATCGAAGTGGGAATGCATATGTTGTTGCGACAACGGGTAGACGCCTTCCCTCTCGCCAGAGCCGTAGGGTACGGCGCATTGCGTAAACACTTTTCGCCCCAGGAGCAGGCGCTCATCACTCACTCGGCCACAGTGTTCGATCGCCATGAATATCGACTCATGCTCTCCCGCAAGCGGCCGATGAACGCCAGACTTATCCTCCAGTTCAACGAAGGATTGCGGCGCCTACGCGAAAGCGGCCGGTATCAGGCAATGGAAGACGCCTATTATCGCGGTGACTATGACGCGCCTGATTCGTCAACGCAAAACGATAAGGACTGA